DNA sequence from the Parascardovia denticolens DSM 10105 = JCM 12538 genome:
CCCTTGTATCATCTCGATGTTTTATCGAGCCGTTTTTATTACACTGCTTTTATCAGACTGTTTTCATCCGGCTTCTGTCAAACCGCTTCAGCGAATAAAGAAAACGCCAGTCCCAAACATGACGGGCATGCTGAAAACTGGCGTTGAAAAGTCTGGCTACTTGTTCTTCTTGCCATAACGGGCTTCGAAACGAGCCACGCGGCCACCGGTGTCAAGGATCTTCTGCTTACCAGTGTAGAAGGGGTGGCAGTTAGAGCACACGTCAACGGTCATGTGACCGGACTTCTCGGTGGAGCGGGTAACGAAGTGATTGCCGCAAGAGCATACGACCTCAGTGGGCACGTACTCGGGATGGATATCCTTTTTCATATGATCTCCTAGGGAACTCAGGGAACCGGGTCGCCATGCCCCAGTGGCAGACGTGAACCGGAAACCTTGAGTGATTGTACGCCTTCATGCCGACTTGTCAAATCGGAAAGTAAATTCAGGTAAGAGCTGAACCAGTTACGCCATGATCGCATAGGCGCCGCTGGGATAGTGAAAAGCGCCAGGAAGACTTTGTTCTTACGTTCTAGTCTTATGGTTGGTTAGCGAGAACCTTATGCTCCATAGCCATGCCGATATCCCGGCATTACGAAATTTTAGAAATCCTGAAATAGGATCCAGCACTGGAATAAACCCCTCGCAGGGGTCCCAGCAGTGAAGCCTAGTGACTGATCCAATGAGCTTGAGGGACATATCATGTTTTCACATTTAGATGAGGTTGCAGGCCAGACGACTAGCGTTGAATAATCCAATAGCGTGCCTATATCGGATTGGAGTGTCCCGTGCCAGTGAATACAGTGTTGGATTGAGTGAAACGCCTGGGCTTGCTGACCGGCATCGCGAGCTTAATTCGTAGGGAGTGCATATGCCCTACCAGCAGAATAAGGACATGCGCATCATATAATCCGCGTCCCATCCACGATGCCAGCCTTCGCATGCTGATTCAACAAGTCGATAGCGTTTCTGTTAATGTGAGATATCACCAGTGAGTCCTACGGACTGGATGATTGACACGCTGATTATTTCGTTCACCATGCCATTTTCTCTGTGCCTATTTTGAATCTTACTAGCTGCTAATCTTTGTCTGAATTTCTCAGCGTACGACATGACTCGGCACCATCTCCGACTAGCTTTCCCGACCATAACTGTTGTGCAAGTCTCGCATCTCTTACCAGCACTGTAAAAAAATGCAGAAGAGTATAAAAGAGAACGTCTGG
Encoded proteins:
- the rpmE gene encoding 50S ribosomal protein L31 codes for the protein MKKDIHPEYVPTEVVCSCGNHFVTRSTEKSGHMTVDVCSNCHPFYTGKQKILDTGGRVARFEARYGKKNK